The sequence CCCGCTTGCAATGAAATGTCCTGCACTCTCACTTGTCCGTCGACCGTCCACGGACCGGGAGCGGCTGGCGGAGAGAGCTTCCCATCAGCGCCGAAATGCAGGGACGCTCCGGGGTAGGCCTGCCGGAGTGTCAGAATCTTGTTGCCATATGCCGCCTGCAAATCGCTCTTACTGGCGACAGCATGGGCGATCATCGGCGCGCCGAATAATAGAGCGACACCGATGCAAGCATGCAATGGTCTGCGGAATTTCACGGTACGCCTCATGCGCTTCGGGAAGAGGACAGGATTCTACCACCCTGAACTCAGATGGAGTATTTGGGATTACAGCGTGCGCTTGAACAGCGGCACGGCCAGGCCCAGCGTAACCAGCGCAAAAATTGCGAGGTACATGACGTCGGGAAGAATTGCGATCAGGCCGCTCTCTTTCAACAACAGCGCCTTGAATCCGTGAACGGCGTAAGTGAACGGATCCACAATCGCGATGGCGCGCAGCCATGCTGGAAATGCCTGGATCGGATAAATCGAGCCGCTGGGGAAGAACAGCAGTGTATTCAGAATTCCAAAAACAGCGCGGGGCACGAGCGGATCCTCAACCCGGACCATCATCAGGAACATCATACCGTTGAAGGCCAGAGAGACGGTGACGATCATCAAGAGCAGTCCAAGCACGGTCCCCGGATTGAAGATGGTGCCGACTCCGGACATGAGCGAGCCAATCAGGCTGATCACGACCCCGGTGAGTACGGCCTTGATGGCACCCGCTCCGTTCAGTCCGAAGACCAGTTCTGCTTTGGTGATCGGAGTCACGAGATATCCTTCGTGCACGCCTCGCGCCTTGTCGTCGATATAAAGCATTCCGCCGCCGATCATCACGGAGACGAACATCGCCAGCGCGATCGATCCGGGCAGCAGGTACTTCATGTATTCGATGTAAGGATAGAGTTCCACCACATCGAGAGCGGTTTGCCGCAGAAGGCGAGGCTCAATCGCCGGCTGGTTAAGAGCTTCGGTGATTCCGGCCAACTTCTCCTGCATGGTGGAACTCATGAAGTTGTCGCTGTTGTCCACGATGAGCGCGATGCGCGGACGGTTCTGCTGATAAACGCGCGCCGAATATTGCGGTGGAATGATGACTGCGCCCTGGATCTTTCCGTTGCGCACATCTTCGCGCGCCTGTACTTCGTTGTCGTAGTCAACCGGCACGAAGGTGCGCGCATTGGCGCGGACAGAATCGAACGCTTCCTTAATGCGAATCGCCTGTGTGCCGTGGTCCTCGTCTACGATGCCGAGCTTGGCATCGCGAATCTTTCCGCCAAACGCGTTCCCGAGCACGATCAGTTGCACCAGCGGGAAGATCATGGACACCATCATCAGCGCGGGCGAGCGGAAGAACTTGCGCATCTCGCGCTCGATAATTGCCATCATGCGGTTCATGGTTGCATCCCCGGACGCTGCGGCATCGTGAACGCATGCGCCTTGACCAGTTCGTCGCGTAACTGGCGCCCGGTGTAGTGGACGAATACATCGTCGAGCGTGGTGTTCTGCACCGAGAGTGTGCGCACCGGAACGCGCGCCTCGACTGCCATTTCGACCAGCATGGTAGTGGTGCGGGAACCGTTGGCGGTTAGCACGCGGTACATGCCCGCGCCCTCGTGCTGGACAGAAGTCACTTCCGGCAGGGCACGCAAACGCTGCTCCCAGTCAGACGGTGGATTATCAAATTGCGCTTCGATCACATTCGATCCGGGCACGCTAGCCTTCAATGCCTCGGGACTATCGAGCGCGACAAGCTTGCCGTGATCCACAATCGCAATGCGGTTGCAGAGTCGATCGGCTTCGTCCATGTAGTGCGTGGTGATGAGCACGGTGAGTTTGCGCTTCGACTTGATGTTGGTGAGCATCTCCCAAACCGCCACGCGAGAGACAGGATCGAGACCTGTGGTCGGCTCATCGAGAAAGAAAATCTTGGGACTATGCACCAGTCCGCGCGCGATTTCGAGACGCCGGCGCATGCCGCCGGACAACGTTTTCGTTTGCGCGTCCCGCCACTTTGTGAGGTCAACAGTTTCCAGCAACTCGTCGATCGCTTGCTTGCGGCGTTGCGCGGGAACATCGTAAAGCTTGGCGTAGATGCTCAGATTCTCCTGCACGGTGAGATCAATGTCGCTGGTCATGGCCTGCGGAATGACGCCGATCGCTCGTCGTGCTTCGTTCGGTTCTTTGCTCACATCGTGCCCCGCCACGCGGGCGAATCCTGAGGTGATTGGAATGAGAGTGGTCATCATCCGGATCAGCGTCGACTTGCCTGCGCCGTTGGGGCCGAGCAGTCCGAAGATCTCGCCTTCCTTCACCTGAAAAGAAACATCGTCGACCGCGGTGAAGTCGCCATACTTTTTCACGATGCGCGAGACTTCGATGGCGTTGGGCGCGTCCGCTGGAATTTCGCTCTTTCCGTTGAATTCAGAAACCGGAAGCGGAGCGTCATTGCCGGTGCCATGATTCGTGGGTACGTCGCTCATGGCTTCCCTGCAGCTTCGGAATTCTTCGGCACTGTGCCCTTCAGTTGCTCAGGGGACACCAGCACTTCGGCGGTCATGCCGGGCACATACGCGCCCTTAGGATTGTCGAGGCGAACCTTCAGGACGAGCGTGCGAATATCGCGCTTGCGGCGGCCGACATCGCGCTGGGTGGCGAAGTCCGCTTCCGCGGCCTTGTAGAACACTTTGCCAGGAGTAACCGTGCCGCCCGGCAGGCGAACCCGAAGCGTGTCGCCGAGCCCGATGTGATCGGCGTCCGTCTCTGGAATCGCCGCGCGTACCCACGTGTCGCTGAGATCGACCACCGTGACGATCGCCTGCCCGGCAGTGATTACTTCTCCTTCACGCGCCGCCCGCACCAGCACCGTCCCCGTTACCGGGGCATAGATCTTTGTGTAGCCGAGACGAACTTCGGCTTCCTTTAGTTGCGCCTGTGCGTTGGCGAGTTGCGCCTGCATGGAGGCGACCGTGCTTTCCGCGGCGCCGGCCTGGTTGGTGCGAGCACTCGCGGAATCAAGGTCGGCTTGCCCCGCGCGTACCTGATCCTTCAATGCCTGCACGCTGGCCTGCTGCGCTTTCAAATTTTGCTCCGCTTGTACTTTCTCCATTTCGGAGGCTACGCCGGCCTGTGCAAGTCCAACGATGCGGCGGCTGTCGCTTTCTACGCGAGTCAGAGTGGCTTCGGATTGCGCAAGCTGTGCGCGCGCGGATTGCAATCTTGCCTGTGCGTTGGCGACATCGCCGGAGGTCGAGCCCTTGGTCGATCGCTGCGTGAACTGGCTCTCGCTGACTTTCGAGCGAAGACTGGAAATGGTTGCTGCTGCCGCCCGCTCCTGCGCCTCGAGTTCCGCTGGATCGAGCGTCGCGATCAGGTCTCCCTGCTTAACGGAAGCGCCCTCTTCGACCAGCAGCTTCGCGATGCGGCCACCGACCTGCGGGCTGACCACGATCTGGTTCGAATCCACTGTGCCGACCAGGACCAGGTCATTTCCCGCGGGCGTCGAGAGAACGTAATAGGCCGATGCGATCAACAGAAGGATGCCAAGCAGGATCAGGAATTTGTTACGAACACTCATGCACGAACTCCTTGCCGTGACGCCGATAGCGGTCGCGTAAACAGCGCCGCGGAGATGAAGTCGAGTACGAATGCGCGCCGTTCCGCGATGTGCTCGTCCGTCAGTGGGTCAAACTTCATCACGGATTTGATCACCGGCGCCGCGCTGAAATAGAAAACAATTACTGCAACCATGGACGGAACAAAGTGCATGGGATCAATGGGACGAAATTCACCGGCGGCGATCCCCTCGCGCAATACTTCGCCTAGTTTTTGATAGATAGGCTGGAAATAGGCCCGCGCCACGCGCTTCATCTGGCCGATGCGGTCGGTGCCGCTGCGTATCCATTCTCCCTGAACGACGCGCGGGAAGCGTGGATTCGCCGCAATGTAATCGAAATAGGCGCCGAGGTAATTCAGTACCTTCTGGCGTGGTGCGAGGTTGCCCTCGAGCATGGGGACAACCGTATCGCGCAGGCCGCTGAAGACATGGTCGAGCACGGCCTCATAAATCGAATCTTTGTCTTTGAAGTAGTAATAGAGAAGAGCTTTATTAACACCGGCGGTGCGTGCAATCGCATCCGTGCGGGCGCCGGCGATGCCATGCTCTGCGAATTCGTCGATGGCCGCGTTCAAGATGGCGGCCCGGCTCTGTTCGGGCTTTCCGCGGGAACCGAGACGGGGTGCAGGCGAACGTTTCATGGGCTAATTAACCAGTTAGTTAGATAGTAGCCCATGCCTCCGGCAGCGTCAAGCGGACCTTTCCTTGGACGGAGCAGGTGCGAGGCCGGACGTGTGGATACAGAGCGTCCGCCCGGCCTGAACGGCAGATGCCTTACAGTCCGCCTGCGATCGATGGCACCAAAAGCACTTCGTCGCCATCCTGGAACGCGTAGGTATTGCCGCCGAGAAAGCGGATGTCCTCTTCGTTCACATACACATTCAGAAAGCGCCGGGTTTCTCCGGCTTCATCGCGCAGATGCGGCTTCAGGTCCGGGAACTGGGTATCGAGCACGGAAAAAAGTTCCGAGAGATTGGCGGCAGCACAGGTGATTTGCGGCGTGCCCGATGTCAGCCGGCGCAAGGCAGTCGGAATTTGGACAGTGACACTCATTTAAGCCTCCACAGGAATCGACGGCGTAGCGTCGGCAAAACTTGCAATCGTATTCAACTTGCTTTGCAGCAGGACTTCGAATTCGCGCAACTTGGGAGCGATGGGCGTTTCAGTTTCGTATTGCCCGGCCAGCACATCGGTTGTCTTCAGGCCGTTGCCAGTAATGCAGAGCACGGTCGTTTCATCGGAAAGAATGCGATCCTGCCGGACCAGCTTGCGTGCGGTGCCCACCGTGACGCCGCCTGCGGTCTCTGTGAAGACGCCTTCGCTCTCGGCGAGCAGTTGGATGTTGGCGATCACCTCGGCATCAGAAACATCTTCCGACCATCCGCCACTGGCTGTGATCGCCTTGATGGCGTAGTGTCCATCGGCGGGATTGCCGATGGCGAGCGAGCGCGCGATGGTCGACGGCCTCTGCGGCTCAATGTCTTTGCTGTACTGTTTGACGGCCGTCGAAATCGGCGAACATCCCGTTGCCTGCGCGCCAAAGAACTTCACGTCTTTCGGTTCGACCAATCCGAGCTGGATCAGTTCATCAAACGCCTTCTTGATTTTCGTGATCAGCGATCCACCCGCCATCGGGACAACGACGTTGTCCGGCAATCGCCAGCCCAGTTGTTCGGCAATTTCGAAGCCGACTGTCTTCGAACCTTCGGCATAGTACGGACGCAGGTTGACGTTGACGAATCCCCAGCGATGCTCGTCGGCAATCTGCGAACAGAGCCGGTTCACCTGATCGTAATTGCCGCTGATTCGCACCACGTTCGCGCCGAACACCTGCGTTCCGAGAACCTTCGCCGGTTCGAGATCGGATGGGATGAAGATCCAGGCCTTGAATCCCTCGCGCGCTGCTTGCGCTGCGACCGAATTCGCCAGGTTGCCGGTAGAGGAGCACGCTACGGTATCGAATCCAAAAGCACGCGCGTTGGCGAGCGCAACCGCGACCACGCGGTCCTTGAAACTCAAGGTGGGCAGGCAAACGGCGTCATTCTTCAGATAGAGATTGCGGATGCCGATCCGCTCTCCGAGTTGCGGCGCCTGCAGCAGCGGGGTGAATCCCGTGGGCAGTGAAGGCCGGAACGCGGCGGGCAAGGGCAGCAATTCGCGATAGCGCCATAGATTCGGAGCGCGCGAAGCGAACAGCTGGCGCGAGACCAGCTTCCGGATCGCGTCGTAGTCGTAGGTGATTTCGAGAGGCGAGAAGCAATCGTCGCAGATGCTGCGCGGTTGATTGCCAAAAGTCTTGCCGCATTCGCGGCAGGCAAGTTCATAGGTGCTCGTCGACATTTCCGCAACTGCCTTCTGTGACTGCGGGACGAGCCGGGTAAAAAAATACCCCAGATACGACAAAACCCCTTTTCCGAATGGGAAAAGAGGCTCGAAGTGCAAATAGCGCTACCTTGAAAAATGCGCTGCACCCCAAATCTCATGGTCCCCGTTACCGGGCGAGAGTTGGCACCTGCAATACGGGATAGATGATCCCGATTCGGTTGCCGTGGCGTCTATGGGCTCGTCCCTCAGCCACTCTGCATGAAATTCAGGTCCGCTCCGAAGAGCTGACTTGTTAAAGATAGTAAAACCGACCGAGCGGTCTGTCAAGAGGGGTTACGGGGAACACCTCACTTCGAATCAGGATCTGTTCGAATCCTGGTTACTTGCTGCTCTGCGGTGCTTCGGACCGCCCGCGATCCCTCCTGCCAGCGAGCGACCGTCGCTTCTTGAAGGCGCCTGCTCTCGGAGGCCGAGAAGAAAAGCGCCCCTTGATCTGCGGCGAGCAACTCTCTGCTTGACCATGGCGACCGCATCAGTCCGACCCCAGAGTGGGACTTCGGACCGAGCAACAGATGGCCCAACTCGTGCGCGAATGCGTACCCTAGAAGTTGTCCCAAGCAAAGCTGTCTTTCGGCAGCGAGACGGTGGATCGAGTCGTAGAAGATCCATGCAATCGAGCCGAACGACTCCTCAAGCCCACCTTCGGTTGCATAGCCAAACGCGTCTCCCCGGTCATAGAGGGATCGCGACATGGAGAGTGGAAGCACATTTACAACGAGATCCATTGGTCCCGGCAGCCGGGTGCAGGCAACTTCTCCCGACCATGTCGTGCCATCGAAACATACGAGCCAAAGCGTATTGACGCCAGCCTCGTGGAGGATCTTACGGGCTGTCGTTTCGGCTTTGGATAGAACGTTGGATTCAATCTGGGCATAGTTACGAACGCGAACGGTGATTTGTGTTGCTACATCCGATGGGAGTTGGAGGGCACTTTGTGAAGCGGCGCGCAAAGTGGCTTCTGGGAGAAGCAGCAGCGTCAGGATCCAAAACAACGCGGTGCGTTTCATGGAGCACCTCCTCGTGGTGCTCCATAAGTCGCGGATCTACCCGGCTACCTCAATGAGCGCGCTGTCGCACGGCCAACAAATATTTGTCGCACGTTAATCGGCTGATGGGAAAAGAGTTGTGCCGAATGTTTTGGTCAAGACAGTCTTCTTGAAATGGAGGATAATTTGGGGGTACGCCCCGGGTCAGGAGTTTCCCTATGTCGGGAATCCACACTCCAAGGCCGATTATTTCTTTTGGTCCGTTTGAAGCAGATCTGCAGACGCAGGAAGTGAAGAAACAAGGTATCCGGCTACACCTACCGGGCCAGTCCTTTCAAATTCTGAAGATGTTACTGGAGCGGCCAGGGGAGCTGGTCACTCGCGAAGAACTGCAAGAGGCGCTCTGGCCTAATGAAACATTCGTCGACTACGGCCACGGAGTGAACGCGGCCGTGAACCGGTTGCGAGATGCCCTGGGAGATTCCGCGGACAATCCCCGGCTGATCGAGACCTTGCCTCGGCGGGGATATCGGTTCATTGGGACGATTGCGCAGCCAGAGGAGTCAACTGCACCGGCTGAAGCAGGGGACGATAGGCGCGATCGCTTGCGTTGGCTACGAGTTGGAGCGGGCATTCTTGTCGTAGTTGCGGCGTGCGCACTCGCAGTGTGGTTTGTGCCTCGAGTTGCTCCTGGATTCTCCCTTCCAAAAATAACAACACTTGCAGCTGTGCCAGTCACAGCCTACCCGGGGGAGGAGTTATGCCTGGCGTTTTCCCCGGATGGATCGCAGATTGTTTTCGCGTGGAATGGTGATCCTGAATTGGGTCCGCAGGGTTTCGATCTCTACGTCAAGGTCCTGGGCAGTGAGGACCTGCTGCGCTTGACGCATCATCCATCGGCAGCGATTTGTCCAGCCTGGTCCCCGGACGGTTCGCAGATTGCCTTCCACCGCCTGTCTGGTGCAGACACGGGATTGTACGTGGTTCCTGCATTGGGTGGGCCGCAGAGAAAGCTGCGCTCCACAAACATCACGAGTGAAAACCATACGTACATCAGTTGGTCTCCAGACGGCAAATGGATTGCCCACGTGGATAATCAGCGACTCTTCCTTCTCTCCACCGAAACCTTGGAAAGCAGACAGATTCCCCACACTCCTGAGTGTCTTTCGGAAGGGATGCCCGCTTTCTCTCATAGCGGGCGAGAATTGGCATACTTCTGTACGCAAAACACTCAAAATTTGACCCGCGGCTTGTACACCGTCTCAACCTCGGGGGGCACGCCAAAACTGGTGACCACAATTGTCTGCGGGTGGCCTCCACGGCCACCCGCTTGGGCAGCCGGCGACCAGAAGTTGGTTTTTTCAAACACTCATTTTGGAGAAAGCTCCGACCTATATGACGTGACGCTCGCGGATGGATCAATTCGGAAACTACCCACCGAGGGAGGCGCCTTTGGTCCGGCAATTTCTGCAAAAGGGGACAAACTCGCCTACGTCAAACCCATTTCCGGCGATCATGGCCAGATCTGGCGAAGCGACCTGCTCAATCCGGGATCCTCCGGAGTCAGGTTGATGGCCTCTACCTATCAACAGCGAAGCCAACAGTTCTCCCCGGACGGAAAACATATTGCGTTTGAGTCCACTCGAGGAGGAATTCGAGAAGTTTGGATGAGCGATGCCGACGGGACTCAGCTGGTGCAGGTTTCGAATTTCAAGGACCCACGTACCGGCTCGCCACATTGGTCCCCGGATAGCCAGAAGATCGTCTTCGATACCCGGCATTCCGAACTTGCGGAATTGTACGTCGCCGATATTTCTGAACGGTTACCGCGGAAGTTGATCACAAACATCACGGACATTTTTCTTCCCACCTGGTCGCACGATGGAAAGTGGATTTATTTCGTTTCGGGCGAACCAACCAGCAGGGGAATTTACCGCTGTCCAGCGAGCGGAGGAGATGCGGTTCTGCTGTTGACGCTGCCACCACAAAGTTCGTTGCTCGGGCCATTGGCGGAGTCATTCGATGGAGAAACGCTCTATTTTTCGAGGGCGGTAGGAGGTTATCGGTGGGAACTGGATATGGTTTCGACTCAACGGCCCGTCAAGATTACCGCAGTAGAAGGACTGCCCACGGTTGATTACAACGTCTGGGCAATCGCGCCGGGAGGCATGTACTTTGTGGATTTTGATGCGAACAAGTCGATCCGTTATTTCGACTTCAGTACCAAGCAGGTCCGCCCAATTTTGGATGTAGGAAGAGCTGTCGACGGCGGTTTAGCGGTCTCCCCGGACGGCCGATGGGTCCTCTATGTTCAAAAGGAGGACTATAACGAAGACATCATGCTTGTCGACAACTTCCAGTAGGGTCTGTTTGCTTCCGAGTAAGTCGGGTTCCGTGCTGTCCAACCTCTCGCAGCCTCACTGCTCATATCCGCCAATATCAATGTTCGACCCTTGCACCCGTGGGTTACCCGCATAGTCGGTGGCGCCGACAACCCCGGTTCCGAGATTGATCCCCGCATTCACCGCTCGCGAGGCCGCTTGAACGTGGAGATCCGGCGTGGTCGGGTTCACAAAGAGAGGATCCGCATAGTTCGAATGGGAATCCTCACCTGATCCCGATTGATAGGCCGTAAAGCCGCTGTAGGTTTTTCCTACCCACAGCCAGGTCGTGCCGCTGGCGTTCGCGCTCGAGTAATAAAGGTTGTAGTCGACGTCGGCGGGGTTGGGAGTCGACTTTGTGTAGTTATTGACCATGTAGCCCTGTGCGCCCGCATACACAATGTTGTTCTTGAAGACATTGTTGGTGGCGTGAAACTGAATCTGGAATTCTCCTGAACCCGTGTTCTGGCCATCGTTCTTGTAGAGCGTGTTGTTCACGATGGTTACGTGATCGGTGCCACCGACGCCTGCCGCGTATCCGCCGATTGAGACTCCCGCTGAGTTTCCAAAGTAGATGAGGTTATTGCGGGCGGTTACAAAACTGGATGTCTTGTTCTTGTGCTCGCTGGCGATTTCAATTCCCAGGTCGACGTTGTGGATGAGGTTGCGTTCGACGATGACGTTCGTGCCGCCGTCCACATAGATGCCGTCGGAGCACCAGCAATTCTTTGGATACGACGGATTTCCGTCGGAAGAAATGTTGTAGACCGTGTTCTGGCTCACCGTGCCGTTGCGCGCCTGATCATAGGCTGGATTCGGCGAGGTGCCCTCAAAGCCGATCACGTCGATGCCGATGTTGTTGTTGTCGTGGATCAGGTTGTTGGTGACGGTGAACGTGTCCACATTGCCGTTGAGGGACATCGATTCGCTGCATCCAGTCTTGAGATGATCGAGTTCGTTGCCGCTGATCGTGAGATGGTTCAGCGCGGCCGGTGCCTCGCTTCCGTAGATCGCAACGCCGAGCGCATTCGCGCCGCATCCGGTCGCGGTCGTCACGATATCGTGAACGTGGTTATTGAGCAGTTGGAGATGGCTGCCCGCTCCAGTGATGTAGATTCCAACCGGGACATTGCTTCTGCTGGATGATTTGTAGTTTCGGACTTCCAATCCCTTCACGATGATGTAGCTTTGGCTCGCGATGTTGATCATGCCGTATTGGCCGCCGGGGATGGTGAGTCCGGTGCCGTCGAGAATCGCGGCCTGTTTGGAATAGTTCTGGAGCGTGATGTACCCGGCTGCCGCGGATCCTGATGCTGGAATATTCACGGTCTCGTTGTAAACGCCGCCCAGTACGTTAACGGTGTCGCCCGCCTGGACATGATTGGCGGCATATTGCACGTTCCGCCATGCGGTGCGCCGGGAAAGGCCATCGTTGGCGTTGTTGCCGGAGGTTGCAACGTAATACGTAGCGCCGAATCCGAACCCGCTGCAGAGCAAACTGAAGCAGATGCAGGAGAGTGATCTTTGAATTTTCGATCGCATGGCGGTTGCCTCTTTAGTTATGGTGCTATCTCCTCTGGCAGTTCTTTCTAATAATGGTTATTTAGTTTCGTTTTATTACGGTTAGTAGATTGCAAATTTATGCCCGCCTCGGAATCGAGTCAAGCGAAATTGCCTGGAACACGCAGTAGGAAGGGCGTGGAAGCCGAATGAATAAAGGCTTACCGGCTGTACTGGTTCCTCTTCTTATCCTCGTGGCGCTCGATCCCTAACTGAATCAGCCGGGAGATCAGGTCAGGATACGAGAGTCCCGACGCCGCCCAGAGTTTGGGATACATGCTGATTGAAGTGAAGCCAGGCATGGTATTGATCTCGTTGACGAAAATCTTGCGGGACTTCGGGTCCATGAGAAAATCCACGCGGGCCAGGCCGGAACAATCGACAGCCTGAAATGACGCGACAGCCAGCGACTGCAAGTTTTTCATCTCCGATTTGGTTAGCTCAGCGGGAATGACTAACTCGGATCCTTCGTCAAGGTACTTGGCGTTGTAATCGTAGAATTCTTTGCAGGGGACGATCTCACCGGCGATGGACGCTTTGGGATCGTCGTTGCCGAGCACCGAGCATTCAATTTCGCGAGCTTTGCGATTTTTCCCGCCAACGCCTTCTTCGATCACAATCTTGCGGTCGAACTTTGCGGCTTCTTCGATGGCAGGGCCCAGTTCTTTCCGGTCATGCGCCTTCGAGATGCCGACGGATGATCCCAGGTTTGCGGGTTTAACAAACACGGGATACTTCAACTTGCTCTCCACCAGCTTCTGAACTTTCTTCGGCTCGCTCTCCCACTGGCTGCGCAGGACGGTGACGTGCTTCACGATCGGCAGGCCCGCCGCGCGGAACAGGGACTTCATGACGTCTTTATCCATGCCGGCGGACGAGCCGAGAACGCCCGCGCCGACATAGGCCAGGTCGGCGAGTTCGAGCAAGCCCTGGATCGTCCCGTCTTCGCCGAACGTTCCGTGGAGCACGGGGAAGATCACGTCAACATTGATGGCGCGGTCGGTCGTGCGTCGAAGGGCGGAGGCTTCGATGCGGAAGGGCTCCATGCCACCGCCGCGATGGACCGGTTCGGGCGGCACGATCACTGCCTCGCCTTGGGCAAGAAGCGCGGCTCCGGGTGTCGCATCGGGATCGCCCGCGCGGAGGGGACGACTTTCCTCAAGCGGCTTTCCCTGCAAAAGTCGCTCGGCATTTTCCGACGTCAGCCATCGACCGTCCTTGGTGATTCCAATCGGGACAACGTTATATTTCGTCTTATCTATTGCTTTTAGGACCGATGCCGCTGAGAGGAGTGACACTTCGTGCTCGCCGCTTCGTCCACCAAAAAGGATGCCGACTCTGAGTTTTGCCATGCCATTTCAGTTTGGCGGGAGGCGCGGTCCGCGTCAATCGCAGGATTGGTACCCGAAAGGGTTGGACCCTCTGTCCGCGCAAAAAGAACACCTGCCAACAGGTTGCTGATTGTGTTGACAACCGTCAGAGGGCCGTTTAGCCTCGCTGATCAAGGGAAAAGGCTCGCCTGTGAAAGGGTCATCTTCCTGAATCCCCCAGAAAAGGCATCCGACATGAAAAAAGCTCTATTCGCGGCAGCGATATTGGCACTCCTGACCACGACCTGGGTCGGCTCAGCAGTGGCGCAGGCGGAAGGTGCGCCCGCGCGCAAAAAGCGCGTCGCCATTTTCGATTTTGACTATGCCACGGTGCACAGCGGCGTAGCGGCGATCTTCGGGCAGGACGTTGACATCGGCAAGGGCATCTCGGATCTGCTCGTAAAGTACCTGGTCAAGGACGGCAGCTATTCGGTGATCGAGCGCAAGGCCATGGACAAGATCCTGGCCGAGCAGAATTTCTCGAACAGCGATCGCGCCAATCCGAATTCGGCCGCCAAGCTGGGCAAACTACTGGGTGTGGATGCAATCATCGTGGGCAGCATCACGCAGTTCGGCAATGACACGAAGAAGACGGGCGTGGGCGGAGCCGGCGGCGGCCTGGGCGGTTTCGGCCTGGGTGGATTCAAACATTCCAATACCAAGGCAATCGTTGGACTCGATGCCCGCATCGT is a genomic window of Acidobacteriota bacterium containing:
- a CDS encoding PD40 domain-containing protein, whose protein sequence is MSGIHTPRPIISFGPFEADLQTQEVKKQGIRLHLPGQSFQILKMLLERPGELVTREELQEALWPNETFVDYGHGVNAAVNRLRDALGDSADNPRLIETLPRRGYRFIGTIAQPEESTAPAEAGDDRRDRLRWLRVGAGILVVVAACALAVWFVPRVAPGFSLPKITTLAAVPVTAYPGEELCLAFSPDGSQIVFAWNGDPELGPQGFDLYVKVLGSEDLLRLTHHPSAAICPAWSPDGSQIAFHRLSGADTGLYVVPALGGPQRKLRSTNITSENHTYISWSPDGKWIAHVDNQRLFLLSTETLESRQIPHTPECLSEGMPAFSHSGRELAYFCTQNTQNLTRGLYTVSTSGGTPKLVTTIVCGWPPRPPAWAAGDQKLVFSNTHFGESSDLYDVTLADGSIRKLPTEGGAFGPAISAKGDKLAYVKPISGDHGQIWRSDLLNPGSSGVRLMASTYQQRSQQFSPDGKHIAFESTRGGIREVWMSDADGTQLVQVSNFKDPRTGSPHWSPDSQKIVFDTRHSELAELYVADISERLPRKLITNITDIFLPTWSHDGKWIYFVSGEPTSRGIYRCPASGGDAVLLLTLPPQSSLLGPLAESFDGETLYFSRAVGGYRWELDMVSTQRPVKITAVEGLPTVDYNVWAIAPGGMYFVDFDANKSIRYFDFSTKQVRPILDVGRAVDGGLAVSPDGRWVLYVQKEDYNEDIMLVDNFQ
- a CDS encoding HlyD family secretion protein; this translates as MSVRNKFLILLGILLLIASAYYVLSTPAGNDLVLVGTVDSNQIVVSPQVGGRIAKLLVEEGASVKQGDLIATLDPAELEAQERAAAATISSLRSKVSESQFTQRSTKGSTSGDVANAQARLQSARAQLAQSEATLTRVESDSRRIVGLAQAGVASEMEKVQAEQNLKAQQASVQALKDQVRAGQADLDSASARTNQAGAAESTVASMQAQLANAQAQLKEAEVRLGYTKIYAPVTGTVLVRAAREGEVITAGQAIVTVVDLSDTWVRAAIPETDADHIGLGDTLRVRLPGGTVTPGKVFYKAAEADFATQRDVGRRKRDIRTLVLKVRLDNPKGAYVPGMTAEVLVSPEQLKGTVPKNSEAAGKP
- a CDS encoding threonine synthase, giving the protein MSTSTYELACRECGKTFGNQPRSICDDCFSPLEITYDYDAIRKLVSRQLFASRAPNLWRYRELLPLPAAFRPSLPTGFTPLLQAPQLGERIGIRNLYLKNDAVCLPTLSFKDRVVAVALANARAFGFDTVACSSTGNLANSVAAQAAREGFKAWIFIPSDLEPAKVLGTQVFGANVVRISGNYDQVNRLCSQIADEHRWGFVNVNLRPYYAEGSKTVGFEIAEQLGWRLPDNVVVPMAGGSLITKIKKAFDELIQLGLVEPKDVKFFGAQATGCSPISTAVKQYSKDIEPQRPSTIARSLAIGNPADGHYAIKAITASGGWSEDVSDAEVIANIQLLAESEGVFTETAGGVTVGTARKLVRQDRILSDETTVLCITGNGLKTTDVLAGQYETETPIAPKLREFEVLLQSKLNTIASFADATPSIPVEA
- a CDS encoding MoaD/ThiS family protein — its product is MSVTVQIPTALRRLTSGTPQITCAAANLSELFSVLDTQFPDLKPHLRDEAGETRRFLNVYVNEEDIRFLGGNTYAFQDGDEVLLVPSIAGGL
- a CDS encoding ATP-binding cassette domain-containing protein, producing the protein MSDVPTNHGTGNDAPLPVSEFNGKSEIPADAPNAIEVSRIVKKYGDFTAVDDVSFQVKEGEIFGLLGPNGAGKSTLIRMMTTLIPITSGFARVAGHDVSKEPNEARRAIGVIPQAMTSDIDLTVQENLSIYAKLYDVPAQRRKQAIDELLETVDLTKWRDAQTKTLSGGMRRRLEIARGLVHSPKIFFLDEPTTGLDPVSRVAVWEMLTNIKSKRKLTVLITTHYMDEADRLCNRIAIVDHGKLVALDSPEALKASVPGSNVIEAQFDNPPSDWEQRLRALPEVTSVQHEGAGMYRVLTANGSRTTTMLVEMAVEARVPVRTLSVQNTTLDDVFVHYTGRQLRDELVKAHAFTMPQRPGMQP
- a CDS encoding TetR/AcrR family transcriptional regulator, whose amino-acid sequence is MKRSPAPRLGSRGKPEQSRAAILNAAIDEFAEHGIAGARTDAIARTAGVNKALLYYYFKDKDSIYEAVLDHVFSGLRDTVVPMLEGNLAPRQKVLNYLGAYFDYIAANPRFPRVVQGEWIRSGTDRIGQMKRVARAYFQPIYQKLGEVLREGIAAGEFRPIDPMHFVPSMVAVIVFYFSAAPVIKSVMKFDPLTDEHIAERRAFVLDFISAALFTRPLSASRQGVRA
- a CDS encoding ABC transporter permease, producing the protein MNRMMAIIEREMRKFFRSPALMMVSMIFPLVQLIVLGNAFGGKIRDAKLGIVDEDHGTQAIRIKEAFDSVRANARTFVPVDYDNEVQAREDVRNGKIQGAVIIPPQYSARVYQQNRPRIALIVDNSDNFMSSTMQEKLAGITEALNQPAIEPRLLRQTALDVVELYPYIEYMKYLLPGSIALAMFVSVMIGGGMLYIDDKARGVHEGYLVTPITKAELVFGLNGAGAIKAVLTGVVISLIGSLMSGVGTIFNPGTVLGLLLMIVTVSLAFNGMMFLMMVRVEDPLVPRAVFGILNTLLFFPSGSIYPIQAFPAWLRAIAIVDPFTYAVHGFKALLLKESGLIAILPDVMYLAIFALVTLGLAVPLFKRTL